In one Gemmatimonadaceae bacterium genomic region, the following are encoded:
- the rplI gene encoding 50S ribosomal protein L9, translating to MEVILRNAIENVGKPGDIVKVSNGYARNYLIPRGLAYEATDGNRKRIAAERARLEAAENERRDAAQTVADRLAQVSLTFSARVGDEEKLFGSVTAADIAQQLHSQGFPEIEKRQIELHEPIKALGVYRVPIRLHAEVKPDIKVWVIKQ from the coding sequence ATGGAAGTCATTCTTCGCAACGCGATCGAAAACGTGGGCAAACCGGGCGACATCGTGAAGGTGTCCAACGGCTACGCGCGCAACTATCTCATTCCGCGCGGCCTCGCCTACGAAGCCACCGACGGCAATCGCAAACGCATCGCCGCCGAGCGCGCCCGTCTCGAAGCCGCGGAGAACGAGCGACGTGATGCGGCACAGACCGTCGCCGACCGCCTGGCGCAGGTCTCGCTCACCTTCTCGGCGCGCGTGGGCGACGAGGAGAAACTCTTCGGCTCGGTGACCGCCGCCGACATCGCCCAGCAGCTGCACTCGCAGGGCTTCCCCGAGATCGAAAAGCGCCAGATCGAGCTCCACGAGCCGATCAAGGCGTTGGGCGTCTACCGTGTGCCGATCCGCTTACACGCGGAAGTGAAGCCCGACATCAAGGTCTGGGTGATCAAGCAGTA
- a CDS encoding DUF2232 domain-containing protein, translating to MPNGTTPAPRERGWIRVILALAAFLVIPHIPGGPSTLPVIDTLVLLVPALAACCVVGWWAGGSLWLALIWSALAAAILTLPPPPNVDAAYYALARGWGVLVAAAFGVVCIVGRRQPFIARALLGLGLAIVLSLGVIATGRLDPAGAEQVFAAQFAARNSAAVDEMQKDAWQVAVSFPKLADMANKVADRQAEVQERMSEYAAPLYPASLALEALAALALAWALFHRLSRVRIGAPLAPLRQFTFGDQLVWALIVGTILILIPSRDAIAAAGKSVLIFFGTLYALRGYGIYAWCISRRVAVTSVAVAVAAFPFSLVTVPWAVGLGVSDTWIDWRRRLKHSLIGGRDR from the coding sequence ATGCCTAACGGCACCACGCCGGCGCCGCGCGAGCGGGGATGGATCCGCGTCATCCTCGCCCTCGCGGCGTTCCTCGTGATTCCGCACATCCCGGGTGGTCCGTCGACGTTGCCCGTCATCGACACACTCGTGCTGCTCGTCCCCGCCCTCGCCGCCTGTTGCGTGGTCGGGTGGTGGGCCGGCGGCTCGTTGTGGCTCGCACTCATCTGGTCGGCGCTCGCCGCCGCCATTCTCACGCTGCCGCCGCCGCCCAACGTCGACGCGGCCTACTACGCGCTGGCGCGCGGCTGGGGAGTGCTCGTCGCCGCGGCGTTCGGCGTCGTGTGCATCGTCGGCCGGCGGCAGCCCTTCATCGCGCGCGCGCTCCTCGGCCTCGGCCTCGCCATCGTGCTGTCGTTAGGCGTGATCGCCACCGGCCGCCTCGATCCCGCCGGCGCCGAGCAGGTCTTTGCCGCGCAATTCGCCGCCCGGAACTCGGCGGCCGTCGACGAGATGCAGAAGGACGCGTGGCAGGTGGCCGTGTCGTTCCCGAAACTCGCCGACATGGCAAACAAAGTTGCCGATCGGCAGGCCGAGGTGCAGGAGCGGATGTCTGAATACGCGGCGCCGCTCTATCCGGCATCACTCGCGCTCGAAGCACTGGCCGCGCTCGCGCTCGCCTGGGCGCTGTTCCATCGCCTGAGCCGGGTTCGCATCGGGGCGCCGCTCGCGCCGCTCCGGCAATTCACGTTCGGCGATCAGCTCGTCTGGGCGCTCATCGTCGGCACCATCCTCATTCTGATTCCGTCGCGCGACGCCATCGCCGCCGCCGGCAAGAGCGTCCTCATCTTTTTCGGGACGCTCTATGCGCTGCGCGGCTACGGGATCTATGCGTGGTGCATCTCGCGCCGCGTCGCCGTCACCAGCGTGGCGGTCGCGGTCGCCGCATTCCCGTTCTCGCTCGTCACGGTGCCGTGGGCGGTGGGCCTCGGCGTGAGCGACACGTGGATCGACTGGCGCCGCCGTCTCAAGCATTCGCTCATCGGCGGCCGCGACCGCTGA
- the rpsR gene encoding 30S ribosomal protein S18, which yields MRRPQKSCPFCESRVRFIDYKDDRTLGRFLTDTGKILPSRLSGVCARHQRQLAVSIKRARYLALIPYIRGHQA from the coding sequence ATGCGACGCCCACAGAAAAGCTGCCCCTTCTGCGAGTCCCGCGTGCGCTTCATCGACTACAAGGATGATCGTACGTTAGGCCGCTTCCTCACCGACACCGGCAAGATCCTGCCGAGCCGCCTGAGCGGCGTGTGCGCGCGCCACCAGCGGCAGCTCGCGGTGTCCATCAAGCGCGCCCGCTACCTGGCCTTGATCCCCTACATTCGGGGACACCAGGCCTGA
- the rpsF gene encoding 30S ribosomal protein S6: MPRRYEAVYIFDSTLEDAAIQEKLGRFHAMLGAGDSLNVDHWGRRQLAYSIGPRDNGYYAIARFEAEPSVLPEYERALKLDDGVVRYLVALHEHEVGAPPMSEDEIAAGRTARNADDDDDED; this comes from the coding sequence ATGCCTCGCCGCTACGAGGCGGTGTACATCTTCGACTCGACTCTCGAAGACGCCGCCATCCAAGAAAAACTCGGCCGTTTCCACGCCATGCTCGGCGCCGGCGACTCGCTCAACGTCGACCATTGGGGTCGCCGCCAGCTCGCGTACTCCATCGGGCCGCGAGACAACGGCTACTACGCCATCGCCCGGTTCGAAGCGGAGCCCAGCGTGCTCCCCGAATACGAGCGCGCGCTCAAGCTCGACGACGGCGTCGTCCGGTATCTCGTCGCGCTGCACGAGCACGAGGTGGGCGCACCGCCGATGAGCGAGGACGAGATCGCCGCGGGCCGCACGGCGCGGAACGCCGATGATGACGACGACGAGGACTGA
- the ychF gene encoding redox-regulated ATPase YchF, with the protein MLSLAIVGLPNVGKSTLFNALTAAKADAANYPFCTVEPNVGIVEVPDPRLAVLAAIVQPKRIVPAVVQFVDVAGLVKGASSGEGLGNKFLANIRETDAIVHVVRCFDDPDVLHVMGAVDPARDREVIELELALADLATVEHRLDRVRRAAKAADKEALAELPVLEAAYAALGEGTGLWQLRLDAASRAVLTPLSLLTIKPVLYAANVGDAELTGAEGPYLRALREAVRASGEHAEIVPFSAKIEAELADLPPDDRAEFLSSLGVESAGLARLIRAGYSLLGLETYFTAGEPEVRAWTIHTGDTAPKAAGVIHSDFERGFIRAETVGFDEFVASGGWKGAREKGAVRSEGKEYVVRDGDVMLFRFNV; encoded by the coding sequence ATGCTCTCGCTCGCCATTGTCGGGCTGCCTAACGTCGGCAAGTCCACGCTCTTCAATGCGCTCACGGCGGCCAAGGCCGACGCGGCGAACTATCCGTTCTGCACCGTCGAGCCCAACGTCGGCATCGTCGAAGTGCCGGACCCGCGCCTCGCCGTGCTGGCGGCGATCGTCCAGCCCAAGCGCATCGTCCCGGCGGTAGTCCAGTTCGTGGATGTCGCCGGGCTGGTGAAGGGCGCGTCGAGCGGCGAAGGGTTAGGCAACAAGTTTCTGGCCAACATTCGCGAGACCGACGCGATCGTGCACGTCGTGCGCTGCTTCGACGACCCCGACGTGCTGCACGTGATGGGGGCGGTGGACCCGGCGCGCGACCGGGAGGTGATCGAGCTCGAGCTGGCGCTGGCCGACCTGGCGACGGTGGAGCATCGGCTGGATCGCGTGCGCCGCGCGGCCAAAGCAGCGGACAAGGAGGCGCTGGCGGAGCTGCCGGTGCTCGAGGCGGCGTACGCCGCGTTAGGCGAAGGCACGGGCCTCTGGCAGCTGCGCCTGGACGCCGCATCGCGCGCGGTCCTCACGCCGCTGTCGCTGCTCACCATCAAACCCGTGCTCTACGCCGCGAACGTGGGCGACGCCGAGCTCACCGGCGCCGAAGGACCGTACCTGCGCGCGCTGCGCGAGGCCGTGCGCGCGAGCGGCGAACACGCCGAGATCGTCCCGTTCTCGGCCAAGATCGAAGCCGAGCTCGCCGACCTGCCCCCCGACGACCGCGCCGAGTTTCTGTCGTCGTTAGGCGTCGAGTCCGCCGGCCTCGCCCGCCTCATTCGCGCCGGCTACTCGCTCCTCGGCCTCGAGACGTACTTCACCGCCGGCGAACCCGAGGTCCGCGCCTGGACCATCCACACCGGAGACACCGCGCCCAAAGCGGCCGGCGTGATTCACTCCGACTTCGAGCGCGGATTCATCCGCGCCGAGACCGTGGGCTTCGACGAATTCGTCGCCAGCGGCGGATGGAAGGGCGCGCGCGAAAAAGGCGCCGTGCGCAGCGAAGGCAAGGAGTACGTCGTCCGCGATGGCGACGTGATGCTGTTCCGATTCAACGTCTAA
- the pth gene encoding aminoacyl-tRNA hydrolase, which yields MKLIVGLGNPGREYERTRHNVGWWVVDHLADVWHLGPWRADGQAAAASGRLGAAHVTLLQPLTYMNLSGHALVPYLRRPTFDPAADLLVVVDDVALPVGRIRLRANGSAGGHNGLKSIEHEIGSRDYGRLRIGVRPVDPERRIGELASFVLSPFGSADRDVIVSLYPQITGAVETWVRDGIAAAQNRYNADATA from the coding sequence ATGAAGCTGATCGTCGGCCTGGGCAATCCGGGGCGTGAATACGAGCGCACACGCCACAACGTCGGCTGGTGGGTGGTGGACCACCTGGCCGACGTTTGGCATCTCGGACCCTGGCGCGCGGACGGACAGGCGGCCGCCGCATCGGGCCGGTTAGGCGCGGCGCACGTGACGCTGCTCCAACCGCTCACGTACATGAATCTGAGCGGACACGCGCTGGTGCCGTACCTGCGCCGTCCGACCTTCGACCCGGCCGCCGACTTGCTCGTCGTGGTGGATGACGTCGCGCTTCCGGTTGGGCGCATTCGATTGCGGGCCAACGGCAGCGCCGGCGGACACAACGGGCTCAAGAGCATCGAGCACGAAATCGGTTCGCGCGACTACGGCCGGCTGCGCATCGGGGTGCGGCCGGTGGATCCCGAGCGCCGCATCGGCGAGCTGGCGAGCTTCGTGTTGTCGCCGTTCGGATCGGCGGACCGGGACGTCATCGTATCGCTCTATCCGCAGATCACGGGCGCCGTCGAGACCTGGGTCCGCGACGGGATCGCGGCCGCCCAGAACCGCTACAACGCGGACGCGACGGCCTGA
- a CDS encoding 50S ribosomal protein L25 has translation MTAILSASKRTGTGKGAARKLRAAQMVPGVIYGHSREPLALAMSSRELGRLLERIAAETTVVELDIDGTVSRTLIREIQRHPYKREVLHVDFLELVAGEKVTVDLPIVLVGTPEGVRSSGGILDQIMREVSVEVDPVNMPTHLELDVSALDINDSLHVSDLKVPDGVEVLEDAEATVCVVSPPHVEEEPAAPEAGAEGETATEPELIRKPKGEEEEGAEEEK, from the coding sequence ATGACGGCAATCCTCTCGGCTTCCAAGCGCACCGGCACCGGCAAGGGCGCGGCGCGGAAGCTTCGCGCGGCGCAGATGGTCCCCGGCGTCATCTATGGACACAGCCGCGAGCCCCTCGCGCTCGCGATGAGCAGCCGCGAGCTCGGCCGCCTGCTCGAGCGCATCGCGGCGGAAACCACCGTCGTCGAGCTCGACATCGACGGCACCGTGTCGCGCACGCTCATTCGCGAGATCCAGCGGCATCCGTACAAGCGCGAGGTGCTGCACGTCGATTTCCTCGAGCTGGTGGCCGGCGAGAAGGTCACGGTCGATCTTCCGATCGTGCTCGTTGGAACGCCGGAAGGCGTGCGCAGCTCGGGCGGCATTCTCGACCAGATCATGCGCGAAGTCAGCGTGGAAGTGGACCCGGTGAACATGCCGACCCACCTCGAGCTCGATGTCTCTGCGTTAGACATCAACGACTCGCTCCACGTGTCCGACCTCAAGGTCCCGGACGGCGTCGAAGTGCTGGAGGACGCCGAGGCCACCGTGTGCGTCGTGTCGCCGCCGCACGTCGAGGAAGAGCCGGCCGCGCCCGAAGCGGGCGCCGAGGGCGAGACCGCAACGGAGCCCGAGCTCATCCGCAAGCCGAAGGGTGAGGAGGAAGAGGGCGCCGAAGAGGAGAAGTGA